In Bacteroidia bacterium, a single window of DNA contains:
- a CDS encoding peptidylprolyl isomerase, which produces MKLICQIIITSFLFGTLVSNAQEKADQTLLTIGTEKIPTSEFVRIFLKNHQAGTTIDRKSVDEYLNLFINFRLKVLDAKDSKLDTSLSFKNELAGYRQQLARPYLTDKETEERLINEAYERMKDEVSASHILISVPEQLVSSDTLTYYDKAIAIRTRIINGEPFEVVASATSDDPSVANNNGYLGYFTVFQMVYPFESAVYNLKIGEISMPIRTRFGYHIIKALDKRAAKGQVKVAHIMIGIPKDATEEQKTKLKEKINEIYKQVLNNENFGQLANKYSEDPGSSKNNGELPWFGSGSIIPEFEKVAFGFDHDGQISEPFQSSFGWHIVKRLGRKEIGSFDEMLPDIKKKVFSDMRNTISVERMIAKAKVENNFKEDTINLKQVDIVVDSSIYKGTWKPFGLNENKVLFVIANQKHDQDEFCRFLVSYQQNGTKGSIHSIVRKAYNDWVNQTIYNYQQSVLEQKFPEFKYLMQEYHDGILLFNISDIKVWSKASNDSLGLENFYQKNKDNYKWGERVHYATYSCADEKILAKVSKLAANRKDKGMKPVDVVSKFNKGQTKVNINYLIVNPDDKEILGYESWKGGISTIASKGGEFIFNEILNVTTGDIKSLIDCKGQTISDYQQLLEEEWLKVLHQKYAVEINQEAINQLVKNLEK; this is translated from the coding sequence ATGAAGTTAATTTGCCAAATAATCATAACGTCATTCTTATTTGGAACACTTGTTTCAAACGCACAAGAAAAAGCCGATCAAACATTACTAACTATTGGAACTGAAAAAATCCCAACAAGTGAATTCGTAAGGATTTTTCTTAAAAATCACCAAGCAGGAACAACAATTGATCGCAAATCGGTTGATGAATATCTTAACCTGTTCATCAATTTCAGATTAAAAGTTCTTGATGCCAAAGACTCTAAACTCGACACTTCATTATCTTTTAAAAATGAATTAGCGGGTTATAGACAGCAACTTGCTAGACCTTACTTAACTGACAAAGAAACAGAAGAAAGACTTATTAATGAAGCCTATGAAAGGATGAAGGATGAAGTTAGTGCAAGCCATATTCTTATATCTGTGCCTGAACAACTCGTTTCATCCGATACTCTAACATATTATGATAAAGCTATCGCCATAAGAACTAGAATTATAAATGGGGAACCTTTTGAGGTTGTAGCAAGCGCAACAAGTGATGATCCTTCTGTTGCAAATAATAATGGTTATCTGGGATATTTTACGGTATTTCAAATGGTATACCCGTTTGAATCTGCGGTTTATAATTTAAAAATTGGCGAAATTTCGATGCCTATTCGCACTCGTTTTGGGTATCATATTATAAAGGCTCTTGACAAAAGAGCAGCCAAAGGGCAAGTTAAAGTGGCACATATTATGATTGGCATTCCGAAAGATGCCACTGAAGAACAGAAAACAAAATTGAAAGAAAAAATTAATGAAATCTATAAGCAAGTATTAAATAACGAAAATTTTGGTCAGCTTGCAAATAAATACTCAGAAGATCCTGGATCATCCAAGAATAACGGCGAATTGCCATGGTTTGGCTCAGGTAGTATAATACCCGAATTTGAAAAAGTGGCTTTTGGTTTCGATCATGATGGTCAGATATCTGAACCTTTCCAGAGTTCTTTTGGCTGGCATATTGTTAAACGTTTAGGGAGGAAAGAGATCGGTTCTTTCGATGAAATGCTACCAGACATTAAGAAGAAGGTATTTTCAGATATGCGAAATACAATATCTGTGGAGAGGATGATTGCTAAAGCAAAAGTTGAAAACAATTTTAAAGAGGATACTATTAACTTAAAACAAGTTGATATAGTTGTAGATTCTAGTATATACAAAGGCACTTGGAAACCATTTGGGTTAAATGAGAATAAAGTTTTATTTGTAATTGCTAATCAAAAACATGATCAGGACGAATTCTGTAGATTCTTAGTTAGTTACCAACAAAACGGTACCAAAGGCTCAATACATTCCATTGTAAGAAAAGCTTACAATGATTGGGTGAATCAAACTATTTACAATTATCAGCAATCTGTTTTAGAACAAAAATTCCCTGAATTCAAATATTTGATGCAAGAATATCATGATGGTATTTTGCTCTTTAATATCAGCGATATAAAGGTGTGGTCAAAAGCATCAAATGATAGTTTGGGTCTTGAGAATTTTTATCAAAAGAATAAGGATAATTATAAATGGGGTGAGAGAGTTCACTATGCTACATATTCCTGTGCGGATGAAAAAATTCTTGCAAAAGTTAGCAAATTAGCAGCTAACCGAAAAGACAAAGGAATGAAACCAGTCGATGTGGTTAGTAAATTTAATAAAGGGCAAACCAAAGTAAATATTAATTATTTGATAGTAAACCCGGATGATAAGGAAATTCTGGGTTACGAATCATGGAAGGGTGGTATATCAACCATTGCTAGCAAGGGTGGTGAATTTATTTTTAATGAAATACTAAATGTAACAACCGGAGATATCAAATCCTTAATTGATTGTAAGGGACAAACTATATCTGACTACCAACAATTACTTGAGGAGGAATGGTTAAAAGTCTTGCACCAAAAGTATGCTGTTGAAATTAATCAAGAAGCAATTAATCAACTTGTCAAAAATTTAGAGAAATAG
- the guaB gene encoding IMP dehydrogenase, producing the protein MSFYNEKIVAEGLTFDDVLLVPAYSEVLPRNVDITTKFSRNIDIKAPIVSAAMDTVTESSLAIAIARQGGIGVIHKNMSIEAQAKQVKEVKRAENGMIYEPVTIHPEGTVGDALNLMQEFHIGGIPVVDHSNKLIGIVTNRDLRFQVNMRRPIKDIMTSEGLITTSKTTDLEKAASILQEYKIEKLPVVDDDFKLIGLLTYKDITKVKDNPFSSKDSKGRLRVAAGVGVTYDTLDRIKALYNVKVDAIVIDTAHGHTKGVLEMLRLVKKEFPDLDVVVGNIATAEAAIALYDAGADAVKVGIGPGSICTTRIIAGVGVPQLNAIFDVSNALKGKNVPIIADGGIRYSGDIVKALAAGADTIMAGSLFAGVEESNGETIIYDGRKFKLYRGMGSIEAMQQGSKDRYFQDVEDDIKKLVPEGIAARVPYKGTLGEVFYQLVGGLRAGMGYCGASNIAELKNAKFVRITHAGMVESHPHDVSITREAPNYSR; encoded by the coding sequence ATGTCATTTTACAATGAAAAGATTGTTGCCGAGGGACTTACGTTTGACGATGTTTTACTAGTACCAGCATATTCGGAGGTATTACCCCGTAACGTGGATATTACCACAAAATTTTCAAGAAATATTGATATCAAAGCACCTATAGTATCTGCTGCCATGGATACTGTTACCGAATCGTCATTGGCTATCGCTATAGCGCGTCAAGGAGGGATTGGTGTTATCCATAAAAACATGAGCATTGAAGCACAAGCCAAACAGGTTAAAGAAGTGAAACGTGCTGAAAATGGGATGATTTACGAACCAGTAACCATTCATCCTGAAGGAACCGTTGGTGATGCACTAAACCTAATGCAAGAATTTCATATAGGAGGCATTCCTGTTGTTGATCATAGTAATAAACTTATAGGTATTGTAACTAACCGCGATTTAAGATTTCAGGTTAATATGCGTCGCCCTATAAAGGACATTATGACCAGCGAAGGTTTGATTACTACCTCAAAAACTACTGATCTTGAGAAGGCTGCTTCAATATTACAAGAGTATAAAATTGAAAAACTGCCTGTTGTTGATGATGATTTTAAACTTATTGGACTACTAACCTATAAGGATATTACTAAAGTAAAAGACAACCCATTTTCAAGCAAAGATAGTAAAGGTCGTTTACGAGTTGCTGCTGGGGTTGGTGTTACTTATGATACTTTAGATAGGATTAAAGCGCTTTATAACGTAAAGGTTGATGCAATTGTTATTGATACTGCACACGGACATACCAAGGGAGTGCTTGAAATGTTGAGATTAGTGAAAAAAGAATTCCCCGATTTGGATGTAGTTGTTGGAAATATAGCTACCGCTGAAGCGGCTATCGCATTATACGATGCCGGTGCCGATGCAGTTAAGGTAGGAATTGGACCTGGTTCAATTTGTACAACACGTATAATTGCAGGTGTAGGAGTTCCTCAACTTAATGCCATATTTGATGTTTCCAATGCCCTGAAAGGCAAAAACGTACCAATAATTGCCGATGGAGGAATACGTTACTCTGGTGATATAGTTAAAGCTCTGGCAGCAGGAGCGGATACAATAATGGCAGGATCCTTATTTGCAGGTGTTGAAGAATCCAACGGTGAAACCATCATATATGATGGTCGAAAATTCAAATTGTATCGGGGGATGGGGTCAATTGAAGCAATGCAACAAGGCTCAAAGGATAGGTACTTTCAGGATGTTGAAGATGATATCAAAAAATTAGTTCCTGAGGGAATTGCTGCCCGTGTCCCTTACAAAGGAACTCTAGGAGAAGTTTTCTATCAACTTGTTGGCGGATTAAGAGCTGGTATGGGTTATTGTGGTGCTAGTAATATCGCTGAACTCAAGAATGCTAAATTTGTAAGAATAACACATGCTGGAATGGTTGAAAGTCATCCACATGATGTATCTATTACACGTGAAGCACCTAATTATAGCCGATAA
- a CDS encoding RecQ family ATP-dependent DNA helicase: MNQFEQILHRYWGYTTFRSIQEEIIQSVHEGRDTLALMPTGGGKSITFQVPALAKEGICLVITPLIALMKDQVENLNRRGIKAAAIHSGMSRHEIEIELDNCAYGDYKFLYLSPERLGTELFKVRLRKLNVNLIAIDESHCISQWGYDFRPSYMKIADIRDILPNTPFLALTATATPEVADDIQNRLKFKEKNLIKMSFERKNLVYLVRTVEDKNKYLLKIINGIPGTGVIYTRNREKTKEVALMLKKEGISADFYHAGLSGEMRSTRQDDWQKGKTRIIVSTNAFGMGIDKPDVRFVIHIDLPDSPEAYFQEAGRGGRDLNRAYAILLYNESDKAKIEQRIEANFPETDEIKRTYQALGSYLNIALGAGKGEVYDFNLFDFASTYKLNTVKAFNSLKFLQREGYIELTDELDNPSRLIFIVNKQELYKYQVANAEMDKFIKIILRAFAGVFSQYVNIDEAYIARVSGIPVQTAIENLKKLSKQKIINYIPRKKTPLIIFTEERLDDKNLLLSNENYRLRKERFLKRIDEMLNYASNTTKCRSQFLLDYFGDVHSTRCGNCDVCNSRNELDMSKIEFDKILTLVKDKVSNEPLPLDILVDSIKQKPEKTLKVIHFLLDNKKIMKDENGLLTWRETKY; encoded by the coding sequence TTGAACCAATTCGAACAAATACTTCATCGGTACTGGGGTTATACAACCTTTAGATCTATCCAAGAAGAGATTATCCAGTCTGTACATGAAGGGCGTGATACTTTAGCTTTAATGCCAACTGGGGGTGGAAAATCTATTACCTTTCAGGTACCTGCTCTTGCTAAAGAAGGGATTTGCTTAGTTATAACTCCCCTGATTGCTTTAATGAAAGATCAGGTTGAAAATCTAAATCGAAGAGGTATAAAAGCCGCTGCAATCCATTCAGGCATGAGTCGTCATGAAATTGAGATTGAACTTGATAACTGTGCCTATGGTGATTACAAATTCCTTTATCTATCGCCGGAAAGACTTGGTACAGAACTTTTCAAGGTTAGACTCCGAAAACTGAATGTCAATCTGATTGCAATAGACGAATCGCACTGCATATCACAATGGGGTTACGATTTTCGCCCATCGTATATGAAAATTGCAGATATTAGAGATATTTTACCTAATACTCCTTTTCTTGCACTAACAGCAACTGCAACACCTGAAGTGGCTGATGATATTCAAAATCGGCTAAAGTTCAAGGAAAAGAACCTCATTAAGATGAGTTTCGAAAGGAAAAATCTAGTTTACCTTGTACGAACTGTTGAGGATAAAAATAAATATCTACTTAAAATTATCAATGGTATTCCTGGTACTGGGGTTATCTATACACGAAATCGTGAGAAAACTAAAGAGGTTGCTTTGATGCTTAAAAAAGAGGGGATTTCGGCAGATTTTTATCACGCAGGATTATCAGGCGAGATGAGGAGTACCCGTCAGGATGATTGGCAAAAAGGCAAAACCAGAATAATTGTATCTACCAACGCCTTTGGTATGGGCATTGACAAGCCCGATGTTCGGTTTGTAATTCATATCGATTTACCCGATTCGCCTGAGGCTTATTTTCAAGAAGCAGGCAGAGGAGGTCGGGATTTAAACCGTGCATACGCAATATTGCTATACAATGAATCAGATAAAGCCAAAATAGAACAGCGTATCGAAGCCAATTTCCCTGAAACAGATGAGATAAAACGTACTTACCAAGCGTTAGGATCGTATCTAAACATTGCACTTGGAGCGGGGAAAGGGGAAGTTTATGATTTTAATCTTTTTGATTTTGCCTCAACTTACAAACTAAATACTGTTAAAGCCTTTAATTCTTTGAAATTTCTTCAACGTGAAGGTTACATTGAACTTACCGATGAACTTGATAATCCTAGTCGGCTAATATTCATTGTTAATAAGCAAGAACTTTACAAGTATCAGGTGGCAAATGCCGAAATGGATAAGTTTATCAAAATTATCCTACGAGCATTTGCTGGTGTATTCTCACAATATGTAAATATTGATGAAGCGTATATTGCAAGAGTATCGGGGATTCCAGTTCAAACTGCAATTGAAAATCTTAAAAAACTAAGCAAGCAAAAGATTATCAACTATATCCCAAGGAAAAAAACACCTCTAATAATTTTTACCGAGGAGCGATTAGATGATAAAAATCTTTTACTCAGCAACGAGAATTACCGTTTACGCAAAGAGCGTTTTTTAAAACGCATAGATGAAATGCTGAACTACGCCTCTAATACGACTAAATGCCGGAGTCAATTTTTATTAGATTATTTCGGAGATGTTCATTCAACCCGATGCGGAAATTGCGATGTTTGCAACTCTCGAAACGAACTCGATATGAGTAAAATTGAGTTTGATAAAATATTGACATTGGTAAAGGATAAGGTATCCAATGAACCTCTACCGCTTGATATCCTTGTTGATTCTATTAAACAAAAACCCGAGAAGACCCTAAAGGTCATCCATTTTTTACTTGACAATAAAAAGATTATGAAGGATGAAAATGGACTTCTTACTTGGCGGGAAACGAAGTATTAA
- a CDS encoding tetratricopeptide repeat protein: MIRLKRSCIVLPAIFILLFSLLFSAVSFSQKRTTIDSLLKLLDKTKDSSKVAILRQLSWEYRSIDTSKAISFGKAALNEAIRLNLKYEQTDIMGRLGVYKRNQGNYSKAMDYYFKGLEIAQKNNFLKFEALEYNNIGDIYNRLGIYDQALDYVHKALNISTKLNDKYNLSYIYHMFGLIYMNSSNTDSALISFRKSLYYQKGLKLQTGIAASYQYIGMIHFKKENYDSSHIYYNRALEIFNQMNDRVGVANVYKCIGEFYNQRGNYKSALEYFTKSMQLIKVFGGIPQVNRDAAEGLKYTYTKLGDFEKALYYHEVATKIKDSISNNIYIQKITRLTENFKFDIKAKEHEIIQKQKEEILNERIRYQRNQLNFFIIVFILMVVLVGIIIFFYRDKNLAYKALNLKKDEITELNNGLIIANIEIKIQKEEIENQRDILQKQSDDLTQLNFTKDKLFSIIAHDLRVPFNSIIGFSDYIKENFHQLTLEEIKEMNSLINQTGITTLRILENLLNWAKTQINQVTIYKENVNISTVINEIIKDFYPQANNKKIRLIYETTGILNVYVDRNMVNTILRNLISNSIKYTKLGGEILVMTNQKDDYAEIFIQDNGVGMSTEIKTTLFSSNVNPSTIGTLNEKGTGLGLAICNEFVKKLDGKIWVESEVDKGSTFKFTLPLAFKETFVLQ, encoded by the coding sequence ATGATCAGATTAAAAAGAAGTTGTATTGTTTTGCCTGCAATTTTTATTCTGCTCTTTTCTCTTCTTTTTTCAGCCGTTTCTTTTTCACAAAAACGCACAACAATTGATAGCTTATTAAAACTACTTGATAAAACTAAAGATTCCTCAAAAGTTGCTATTCTGAGGCAATTAAGTTGGGAGTATAGAAGTATTGATACATCAAAAGCGATTTCATTTGGAAAAGCGGCATTAAATGAAGCCATTAGGTTAAATCTAAAATATGAACAGACCGATATCATGGGTCGTTTAGGTGTATACAAACGCAATCAGGGCAATTACTCAAAAGCAATGGATTATTACTTCAAAGGCCTTGAAATTGCACAAAAGAATAATTTTTTAAAATTCGAAGCGCTTGAGTATAATAATATTGGAGACATTTACAACAGACTCGGCATTTACGATCAGGCATTAGACTATGTGCATAAAGCACTTAATATCTCTACTAAACTTAATGATAAGTATAATCTAAGTTACATCTACCACATGTTTGGACTTATCTATATGAATAGTTCAAATACAGATTCTGCACTGATTTCCTTTAGAAAATCGCTCTATTATCAAAAAGGGTTAAAGTTGCAAACAGGAATTGCCGCCTCATACCAATATATTGGAATGATTCATTTTAAAAAGGAGAACTATGATAGCAGCCACATTTATTATAATAGGGCTCTTGAAATATTTAATCAAATGAACGATCGCGTTGGTGTTGCTAATGTTTATAAGTGTATAGGCGAGTTCTATAACCAACGAGGAAACTACAAAAGCGCTTTGGAGTATTTTACAAAAAGTATGCAATTAATTAAAGTGTTTGGTGGCATTCCACAAGTTAACAGAGATGCAGCCGAAGGTCTTAAGTATACGTATACAAAACTTGGTGATTTCGAAAAAGCTCTTTATTATCATGAGGTTGCAACTAAAATAAAAGATAGTATCTCAAATAATATCTATATTCAAAAGATAACTCGACTAACCGAAAATTTTAAATTTGATATTAAAGCTAAAGAGCATGAGATAATACAAAAGCAGAAGGAGGAGATTCTAAATGAAAGAATCCGGTATCAACGAAACCAATTGAATTTCTTTATAATAGTATTTATTTTGATGGTCGTTCTTGTAGGAATAATAATCTTCTTTTACCGCGACAAAAATCTAGCTTATAAAGCATTAAATCTAAAGAAAGATGAAATTACTGAACTGAATAATGGATTAATTATTGCAAATATTGAGATAAAGATTCAAAAAGAAGAGATTGAAAATCAAAGGGATATTCTACAAAAACAATCGGACGACCTTACGCAACTTAATTTTACTAAAGATAAGCTATTTTCGATTATTGCTCATGACCTACGAGTTCCGTTTAATTCAATTATTGGATTTTCAGATTACATTAAAGAGAATTTTCATCAACTAACCCTTGAAGAAATTAAAGAGATGAACAGCCTGATTAATCAAACAGGAATCACTACTTTAAGAATACTCGAAAATCTTTTAAATTGGGCCAAAACTCAAATTAATCAGGTCACCATTTATAAGGAAAATGTAAATATCTCCACTGTTATTAATGAGATTATAAAAGATTTTTACCCACAAGCAAATAACAAAAAGATAAGACTGATTTATGAAACAACTGGTATATTAAACGTTTATGTCGACCGAAACATGGTTAATACCATTCTAAGAAATCTGATTTCAAATTCTATCAAATACACAAAATTGGGTGGTGAAATATTGGTTATGACCAACCAAAAAGATGATTATGCCGAAATCTTTATTCAAGATAATGGTGTTGGAATGAGTACTGAAATAAAAACCACCTTATTTAGCTCAAATGTTAACCCTTCAACAATTGGCACATTAAATGAAAAAGGAACAGGTTTAGGGTTAGCTATTTGCAATGAATTTGTTAAAAAACTTGATGGAAAAATTTGGGTTGAGAGCGAAGTGGACAAAGGAAGTACATTCAAATTCACCCTTCCTCTGGCTTTCAAGGAAACATTTGTATTACAATAA
- a CDS encoding DUF5063 domain-containing protein, giving the protein MDIKSIIYSRNVVEFATVAREYCAFLENVKTHSRKSFISASQKLLPLLYYKTSILPETEPLFDEGNEKFVTEDFYFDVQNNLKQLLGPHDDFLEIYDPRANEGEGLYTASISEYLTDIWQDLKNFTMLYQVGKAEVMNDALWECHSNFQEYWGIRLANAIRAMHVLLYTGIDLEQEIETNDEAKDPDTSNWFITRRQNDLNSEN; this is encoded by the coding sequence ATGGATATTAAAAGCATAATATACAGCAGGAATGTAGTTGAGTTTGCAACCGTAGCAAGGGAATACTGTGCTTTTCTTGAAAACGTTAAAACGCATAGCAGAAAATCGTTTATCTCCGCCTCACAAAAGCTACTGCCCCTGCTCTACTACAAAACCTCCATTCTACCTGAAACAGAACCTTTATTTGATGAGGGGAACGAAAAATTTGTTACAGAAGATTTTTATTTCGATGTGCAAAATAATCTAAAGCAGCTACTTGGCCCCCATGATGATTTTTTGGAGATCTACGATCCAAGAGCCAATGAAGGTGAAGGGCTTTATACCGCAAGTATATCGGAGTATTTAACTGATATTTGGCAGGATCTAAAAAACTTTACCATGCTATACCAAGTGGGTAAAGCAGAGGTAATGAACGATGCCTTATGGGAATGCCATTCTAATTTTCAGGAATATTGGGGGATTAGACTTGCAAATGCCATTAGAGCAATGCACGTTTTATTATATACTGGAATTGATCTGGAGCAAGAGATAGAAACCAACGATGAGGCTAAGGATCCCGACACTAGCAACTGGTTTATTACTAGGCGACAGAATGATTTAAATAGCGAAAATTGA
- a CDS encoding 3'-5' exonuclease domain-containing protein 2, whose protein sequence is MFAESIENEEILKLPRISFPGEIRVINNEEDLNNWLPILTKSSILGFDTETKPSFKKGNTNSVALLQLASDDIALIIRIKSIGLPKVLVQLLQNKNILKIGAAIHDDIKSLQKIHPFTPAGFIDLQNLVKEKNIESKSVRKLAAIVLNVRVSKNQQLSNWESDILTDAQLQYAATDAWVCKEIYMKMIKS, encoded by the coding sequence ATGTTTGCAGAATCGATAGAAAACGAAGAAATACTTAAACTTCCCAGAATATCATTCCCCGGCGAAATTAGGGTAATTAATAACGAAGAAGATTTAAATAACTGGCTTCCAATCCTTACCAAAAGCAGTATATTAGGTTTTGATACCGAAACAAAACCCTCATTCAAAAAGGGAAATACCAATAGTGTAGCATTACTCCAACTGGCATCGGATGATATTGCACTTATTATTAGAATAAAGAGCATTGGGCTACCCAAAGTTTTGGTTCAACTCCTTCAGAATAAAAATATACTAAAAATTGGTGCTGCAATTCATGATGATATCAAATCCTTACAAAAAATCCACCCTTTTACACCTGCCGGATTTATTGATCTTCAGAATTTAGTTAAAGAAAAAAACATTGAGAGTAAAAGCGTTAGAAAACTTGCTGCAATAGTTCTTAATGTTAGAGTTTCAAAAAACCAACAGCTTTCAAACTGGGAATCAGACATCCTAACTGATGCCCAACTCCAATACGCAGCTACCGATGCTTGGGTGTGTAAGGAGATATATATGAAAATGATAAAGAGCTAA
- a CDS encoding class I SAM-dependent rRNA methyltransferase, with translation MDYIKLTLKPGKEQSLLRFHPWVFSGAIQKINGNPTEGEIVEVDDSTGKFIALGHYQPSSISVRIVSFTNTPIDREFWRNRIQNAIALRKTLGLYQSDHTNTFRLIHGEGDIMPGLIVDIYGKTAVMQCHSFGMYNIRQILAELIIEQFEGAITSVFDKSAGTLSFKAPINPVDGYLIGKESADTLLEYGNRFEVSWVEGQKTGFFIDQRENRLLLQHYSKDKSVLNTFGYTGGFSVYALKGGAKRVITVDSSQKAIELTKKNIALNFSEEVNHEAIGSDVFEYLRLSDEKFDIIILDPPAFAKHNDALRNALQAYKRLNAAAIRKLNPGGILFTFSCSQIVNKDNFRNAVFSGCAIVGKQVKILHQLTQPADHPINIYHPEGEYLKGLVLQVE, from the coding sequence ATGGATTACATTAAGCTAACACTAAAACCCGGGAAAGAGCAGTCATTATTAAGATTTCATCCTTGGGTTTTTTCAGGAGCTATTCAAAAAATTAATGGTAATCCAACCGAAGGTGAGATTGTTGAGGTTGATGATTCAACAGGGAAATTCATTGCTTTGGGTCATTACCAGCCATCATCTATTTCTGTAAGAATAGTATCATTCACAAACACCCCTATTGATAGGGAATTCTGGAGGAATAGAATTCAAAATGCCATAGCGCTGAGAAAAACGCTTGGACTTTACCAAAGCGATCACACAAATACTTTCAGGCTGATACATGGCGAAGGGGATATTATGCCGGGGTTGATTGTTGACATCTACGGAAAAACGGCTGTAATGCAATGCCACTCTTTTGGAATGTATAATATCCGCCAAATCCTAGCCGAACTTATTATTGAGCAATTCGAAGGGGCAATAACATCAGTATTCGACAAAAGTGCTGGAACACTATCTTTCAAAGCCCCAATCAACCCTGTTGATGGGTACTTAATTGGCAAAGAATCAGCTGATACCCTGCTAGAGTATGGCAATCGATTTGAAGTTTCATGGGTAGAAGGTCAAAAAACAGGATTTTTCATAGATCAGCGTGAAAATAGACTGCTACTTCAACATTACTCCAAGGATAAATCCGTTTTAAATACCTTTGGTTACACGGGTGGATTCTCCGTTTACGCTTTAAAAGGTGGGGCTAAAAGAGTTATTACCGTAGACAGCTCCCAAAAAGCAATTGAATTAACTAAAAAAAATATTGCACTTAATTTCTCCGAAGAGGTCAATCATGAGGCTATTGGAAGTGATGTTTTCGAATACTTAAGATTATCGGATGAAAAGTTTGATATCATAATTCTAGATCCTCCAGCATTTGCAAAGCATAACGATGCGCTAAGAAATGCTCTTCAAGCCTATAAACGATTAAATGCTGCTGCAATCCGCAAGTTAAATCCAGGTGGAATTCTATTTACATTTTCTTGTTCCCAAATTGTAAATAAAGATAATTTCCGAAACGCCGTTTTTTCAGGATGTGCAATAGTTGGCAAACAAGTAAAAATCCTACACCAACTAACACAACCAGCAGATCATCCAATAAATATCTACCATCCAGAAGGGGAATATCTAAAAGGACTTGTTTTGCAAGTTGAATAA